The Marinomonas sp. CT5 genome contains the following window.
TAGATCGGCATCATCAAATACAATGAAAGGCGCGTTGCCACCCAATTCCATTGACGTGCGTTTTACGGTTTGAGCGCACTGAGAAAGCAGCAATTTGCCCACTGGTGTAGAACCTGTGAAAGACAATTTACGCACGATTGGGTGACCCGTTAATACGCCACCAATGGCTTTCGCATCTTTACCCACAACCACGTTCAAAACGCCCGCTGGAATGCCTGCTTGATGGGCTAATTCAGCCAAGGCCAATGCACACAAAGGGGTTTCGTCAGAAGGCTTAATTACAATCGCACAACCTGCTGCCAGCGCTGGACCGGCTTTACGAGTGATCATCGCAATGGGGAAATTCCATGGTGTGATCGCGGCAACGACGCCAATAGGCTGCTTAATGGTTAATACGCGCTTGTCTTTGGCATAAGTAGGAATCACATCACCATTCAAACGGCGAGCTTCATCGGCAAACCAGTCAATGAAAGAAGCGCCATAGGCGACTTCCCCTTTTGCTTCAGCAAGAGGTTTACCTTGCTCAAGGGTCATCAGCTTGGCTAGGTCGTCTTGGTTATCCAGAATCAGTTGGTTCCAACGGCGTAATAGTGTTGCACGTTCTTTCGCTGTACGGGCTTGCCATTCTTTCTGGGCTTTCTCTGCAGCTTCAACGGCAAGCGTTGTTTCTTCTGCGCCTAAATCCGCAACATCGATAATGTGATCGCCATTCGCTGGGTTGATAATAGCGAATGTTTTTCCAGAATCAGCCGCAATCCACTCGCCATTTACGTAAGATTGGCTTTTCAGTAGATTGGGTTGAGCTAATGTTACTTGCATAATCACTCCAGACTCATCATGAGAGGTTTGTGTACGGATACTTCCATCCGTGATCACTGGATAGTAGGAGAACCAGTGCAAAGGAAAAATGAGAAGCTATCAATGCAATGTTTGATGCTTTTCAAACATTCACACTCCTACAGAGTATTTAAATGTAGTGCTTATTGCCGTTCTCATTAAGGTAAGAGAAAGCATGCGTTCAAGCTTAGGGAGTTAGGGCTTTCCCGCATTTAGTCTGATAGTACGCACATTGCTTTGGATGACGAATTGCAACTAACCCCTGATCTAACCTGGAATAACCGCTTGGTATATAACCGCGTAACGTTAGAACAACGAGGTACACGCCAATCAACGGCTCCTGTTTCAAATACAGATGAAGTGCTACAAACGGTGAATACGTTTGGTTATGACGCGTACCACTCAGACAATTCAGTCTGAATTTAAGTTTTTAGCCTGCTAATCCTATCCACTACTCTATAGGAGGTATTGAAGCATTTACTCTCTGATCGGTAGATTAGTCTCTTGTGTTTGAGAGTCTTAGATGGATAGTGTGTTCAAGGAACATGCCATCGTCCACTTTCATGATTACCATGACTACATAAAAAATGCTGTGCAAAGTCATGACGCGAAAACAAGTGGAGAATAAATAATTATGTCATCTGAAAAACTTGAATCTCTCCCATTTGACGATGGTTTTTATATGCCAAGTGAAAACCATCCCCATGAGGCAATTTGGATGGCATGGCCAGAGCGTTGCGATAACTGGCGTTTAGGGGCGAAACCTGCACAGGCAGTGTTTGTTGAGCTTGCCAAAGCCATTTCAGCGACAACACCTGTGTATATGATTTGCAGTGCGAGCCAATACCAAAATGCGAAGGCGCAATTGGGCGATGCTGCAACGGTAATTGAAATGAGCACCAACGACGCTTGGCTGCGGGATACAGGTCCTAGTTGCCTGTTAAATAAAGATGCCAGCGAGCGCCGCCATTTAGATTGGATTTTTAATGCTTGGGGCGGTTTAGAATGTGGTCTGTATTTCCCTTGGGATAAGGACGACCAAGTGGCGGCTAAAATCGCTGAAATTTACGGTGAAGAGCGTTATCGTGTGCCGATGATTTTAGAAGGTGGTGCGATTCATGTGGATGGCGATGGCACCCTTTATACCACTGAAGAATGTGTTTTTAATCTGGGCCGCAATTCGACTATGAGTAAGTCCGAAGCCGAGGCTATTTTCCGCCAGTATCTTGGTATAGAAAAAGTAATTTGGCTTCCTAGAGGGCTTTATAATGATGAAACCAATGGGCATATAGATGAGCTCATGCATGTAGTGAGCCCTGGTAAAGTCTTGCTTACTTGGTGTGATGATCCAGAAGATCCACAATATGAGATCTCCAGAGAGGCGCTTAGCGTATTAGAAAAAACAACCGATGCTAAAGGTCGCACTATCGAAGTGATTAAAATGCCCATGCCGGGGCCTTTGTATATCACCAAAGAAGAAGCCAGCGGCATCGACCTCGCCGCCGATTCCAGTACGTCTCATATGGATAGAGAGGAAAATACGCG
Protein-coding sequences here:
- a CDS encoding NAD-dependent succinate-semialdehyde dehydrogenase — encoded protein: MQVTLAQPNLLKSQSYVNGEWIAADSGKTFAIINPANGDHIIDVADLGAEETTLAVEAAEKAQKEWQARTAKERATLLRRWNQLILDNQDDLAKLMTLEQGKPLAEAKGEVAYGASFIDWFADEARRLNGDVIPTYAKDKRVLTIKQPIGVVAAITPWNFPIAMITRKAGPALAAGCAIVIKPSDETPLCALALAELAHQAGIPAGVLNVVVGKDAKAIGGVLTGHPIVRKLSFTGSTPVGKLLLSQCAQTVKRTSMELGGNAPFIVFDDADLDAAVEGAIASKYRNAGQTCVCANRILVQEGIYDAFAEKLAKRVASLKTGDGFAEGVNIGPLINPAAISKVEQLVGDAIEKGAKALIGGSTAATAGAQFFEPTILTGVTEDMEIFSNEIFGPVAPLFKFKTEEEAVTMANNTPFGLASYFYSQNIARIWRVSEALEYGMVGINEGIISSEVAPFGGVKESGSGREGSQYGIDEYVEIKYLCMGGLA
- the aguA gene encoding agmatine deiminase, encoding MSSEKLESLPFDDGFYMPSENHPHEAIWMAWPERCDNWRLGAKPAQAVFVELAKAISATTPVYMICSASQYQNAKAQLGDAATVIEMSTNDAWLRDTGPSCLLNKDASERRHLDWIFNAWGGLECGLYFPWDKDDQVAAKIAEIYGEERYRVPMILEGGAIHVDGDGTLYTTEECVFNLGRNSTMSKSEAEAIFRQYLGIEKVIWLPRGLYNDETNGHIDELMHVVSPGKVLLTWCDDPEDPQYEISREALSVLEKTTDAKGRTIEVIKMPMPGPLYITKEEASGIDLAADSSTSHMDREENTRLAASYTNFLITNGQLIYPKFNAPTDDEAQHILAQCFPEHRLTGVATREVLLGGGNIHCITQQIPKRAR